From one Streptococcus pneumoniae genomic stretch:
- a CDS encoding ABC transporter ATP-binding protein, whose product MNYIWSYLKKYPKWLWLDLLGAIFFVVVNLGLPTVLARMIDEGINRSDSSRLSYWAMVMLVVIVLGTFGRVILSYAASKLTTSMVRDMRNDLYGKLQEYSHHEYEQIGVSSLVTRMTSDAFVLMQFAEQVLKLGVITPLMMFSSVMMIFLTSPSMAWIVAFAMPFLAMVVWYVAVKTRPLSEKQQKTLDQINQYARENLTGLRVIRAFAREEFQEDRFAEQNDIYAQNSNRLFKLTGLTEPLFVQIIIAMIVAIVWFALAPLGRGDLQIGDLVAFIEYSFHALLSFLLLSNLFTMYPRTAVSSERLKEVMDMPISINPNEDGITETETKGYLEFDNVTFAYPGETESPVLHNISFKAKPGETIAFIGSTGSGKSSLVQLIPRFYDVTLGKILVDGVDVRAYNLKALRQKIGFIPQKALLFTGTIAENLRYGKEDASHEELHQAADVAQAREFIESKEEQFETHLAEGGSNLSGGQKQRLSIARAVVKEPDIYIFDDSFSALDYKTDAILRRRLKEVTENATVLIVAQRVGTIMDADQIIVLDKGEIIGRGTHEELMENNDIYREIANSQLNSQSLTEE is encoded by the coding sequence GCCAACGGTTTTAGCTCGGATGATTGATGAGGGAATCAATCGTAGTGATAGTAGCCGTTTGTCTTATTGGGCGATGGTCATGCTAGTCGTGATTGTTCTTGGTACGTTTGGGCGTGTTATCTTGTCTTATGCAGCGAGTAAATTGACCACGAGCATGGTCCGTGATATGCGAAATGACCTCTATGGCAAGTTACAGGAATATTCGCATCATGAATATGAACAAATCGGGGTGTCATCCTTGGTGACACGGATGACCAGTGATGCCTTTGTCTTGATGCAATTTGCAGAACAAGTTTTAAAATTAGGTGTCATTACTCCCTTGATGATGTTCTCTAGTGTGATGATGATTTTCTTAACAAGTCCATCCATGGCTTGGATTGTCGCTTTTGCCATGCCATTTTTAGCCATGGTTGTCTGGTATGTGGCGGTCAAAACCCGTCCCTTATCTGAAAAGCAACAGAAAACACTGGATCAGATCAACCAGTACGCACGGGAAAATCTGACCGGTCTGCGGGTCATTCGTGCCTTTGCCAGAGAGGAATTTCAAGAAGACCGATTTGCGGAGCAAAACGATATCTATGCCCAAAATTCCAATCGTCTGTTTAAACTAACTGGTTTGACTGAGCCTTTGTTTGTTCAGATTATCATTGCCATGATTGTGGCGATTGTCTGGTTTGCCCTAGCGCCACTTGGTCGTGGGGATTTGCAGATTGGAGACTTGGTAGCCTTTATCGAGTATAGTTTCCATGCTCTCTTGTCCTTCTTGCTCTTGTCTAATCTGTTTACCATGTATCCTCGGACAGCGGTATCAAGCGAGCGCTTGAAGGAAGTCATGGATATGCCGATTTCGATTAACCCAAATGAAGACGGGATTACAGAAACGGAGACCAAGGGATATTTGGAGTTTGACAATGTGACTTTTGCCTATCCGGGAGAGACAGAAAGCCCAGTCTTGCACAATATTTCCTTTAAGGCAAAGCCGGGGGAAACCATTGCCTTTATCGGCTCAACCGGTTCTGGAAAGTCCTCCTTGGTGCAATTGATTCCGCGTTTCTATGATGTGACGCTTGGGAAAATTCTGGTTGACGGTGTTGATGTGCGTGCCTACAATCTCAAGGCACTTCGTCAGAAGATTGGTTTTATTCCGCAGAAGGCGCTACTCTTTACCGGAACGATTGCAGAAAATCTCCGCTACGGAAAAGAAGATGCCAGTCATGAGGAGTTGCATCAGGCAGCAGATGTAGCACAGGCACGCGAATTTATCGAGAGCAAGGAAGAGCAGTTTGAAACCCACTTAGCAGAAGGCGGAAGCAACCTATCTGGTGGGCAAAAGCAACGCTTGTCTATTGCTCGTGCGGTAGTCAAAGAACCCGATATTTATATCTTTGACGATTCCTTTTCAGCCTTGGACTATAAGACAGATGCTATCTTGCGCCGTCGTTTGAAAGAAGTGACAGAAAACGCAACGGTTCTCATTGTGGCGCAGCGCGTGGGAACCATTATGGACGCGGATCAGATTATCGTACTGGATAAGGGTGAAATCATCGGTCGCGGTACGCATGAAGAGCTCATGGAGAATAACGACATCTACCGCGAAATTGCGAACTCTCAGCTGAATAGCCAATCATTAACAGAAGAATAG
- a CDS encoding ABC transporter ATP-binding protein → MKKQSSFARLWSYLKVYKLALFAAIFLKILSVVMSVLEPFVLGLAITELTKNLMEMARGVAGAGINVTYIFWILLLYFIRALFYEIGAYYSNYFMTNAVQQTVADLRNDLSRKINRIAVSYFDKQQFGDVLGRFTSDVETVSNALQQSVLQLVNAVFTITLVVAMMLFLNLKLALIVMVSIPLTYFGAQFILKKSQPYFKEQAAILGRLNGFVQENLSGFNVLKLYGREEASTEDFQEITNTLQKAGFKASFISGLMMPVLHVISDLTYLIVAVVGGLQVIAGRLTIGNMQAFVQYVWQVSQPIQTLTQLAGPLQSAQSSLERIFQVLDEPDEPMEVTEKLEHDLTGQVSFKHVDFQYVENKPLIRDFNLEVEPGEMVAIVGPTGAGKTTLINLLMRFYDVTSGAITVDGHDIRNLSRQEYRQQFGMVLQDAWLYEGTIKENLRFGNLQATDEEIIAAAKAANVDHFIRTLPGGYNMEMNQESSNISLGQKQLLTIARALLADPKILILDEATSSVDTRLELLIQKAMKNLMKGRTSFVIAHRLSTIQEADKILVLKDGQIIEQGNHESLLADKGFYYDLYNSQFSKKDKESA, encoded by the coding sequence ATGAAAAAACAATCTAGTTTTGCTCGTTTATGGAGCTATTTGAAAGTATATAAGCTGGCACTTTTTGCAGCCATTTTCCTCAAGATTCTTAGCGTTGTGATGAGCGTATTAGAGCCCTTTGTCTTGGGGCTTGCCATTACTGAATTGACCAAAAATCTTATGGAGATGGCAAGAGGCGTGGCAGGAGCAGGTATCAACGTGACCTATATTTTCTGGATTCTGCTACTCTATTTCATCCGCGCCCTCTTCTATGAAATCGGAGCCTACTATTCCAACTATTTCATGACCAATGCAGTTCAGCAGACGGTGGCGGATTTGCGGAATGATTTGAGTCGAAAGATCAATCGTATTGCGGTGTCTTACTTTGACAAGCAGCAGTTTGGGGACGTTCTAGGACGCTTTACCAGCGATGTGGAGACGGTGTCAAATGCCCTCCAGCAAAGTGTCCTTCAGTTGGTCAATGCGGTGTTTACCATTACTCTCGTAGTGGCTATGATGCTCTTTTTGAACCTCAAATTGGCCTTGATTGTCATGGTCAGCATTCCTCTGACTTACTTCGGTGCCCAGTTTATCCTCAAAAAATCGCAACCTTATTTCAAGGAGCAGGCCGCTATTCTAGGACGGCTCAATGGTTTTGTGCAGGAGAACCTATCTGGTTTCAATGTCCTCAAGCTCTATGGTCGTGAAGAAGCATCCACAGAGGATTTTCAAGAGATTACCAATACCTTGCAGAAGGCAGGTTTTAAGGCCAGCTTTATCTCTGGTTTGATGATGCCTGTCCTACATGTAATATCTGATTTGACTTATTTGATTGTTGCCGTTGTCGGTGGTTTGCAGGTTATTGCAGGACGCTTGACAATCGGAAATATGCAGGCCTTTGTCCAATATGTCTGGCAGGTCAGCCAGCCCATTCAGACTCTTACCCAGTTGGCGGGTCCTTTGCAGAGTGCTCAATCCTCACTCGAGCGGATTTTCCAAGTCCTAGATGAGCCGGATGAACCAATGGAAGTGACAGAGAAGCTCGAGCACGATTTGACAGGACAAGTCAGCTTCAAGCATGTCGATTTCCAATATGTAGAAAATAAACCCTTGATTCGAGACTTTAATTTGGAAGTTGAGCCAGGGGAGATGGTCGCAATCGTTGGTCCAACAGGAGCAGGAAAGACGACGTTAATCAATCTCTTGATGCGTTTCTATGATGTGACCAGTGGCGCCATTACCGTGGATGGACACGATATTCGCAATCTTTCCCGTCAGGAATACCGCCAGCAATTTGGGATGGTCTTGCAGGATGCTTGGCTCTATGAGGGAACGATTAAGGAAAATCTCCGTTTTGGGAATTTACAGGCGACAGATGAGGAAATCATTGCTGCAGCTAAGGCCGCAAATGTAGACCACTTTATCCGCACGCTTCCTGGTGGTTACAATATGGAGATGAACCAAGAATCGAGCAATATCTCGCTTGGTCAAAAGCAACTGCTTACCATAGCACGAGCGCTTCTAGCGGATCCTAAAATCCTGATTTTAGATGAGGCAACGAGTTCAGTTGATACCCGTCTAGAGCTTTTGATTCAAAAAGCCATGAAGAACTTGATGAAAGGTCGGACTAGCTTTGTCATCGCCCACCGCTTGTCAACCATTCAAGAAGCAGATAAGATTTTGGTCTTAAAAGACGGGCAAATCATCGAGCAGGGAAATCATGAAAGTCTCTTAGCCGATAAAGGTTTCTATTACGATCTCTACAATAGTCAGTTTTCAAAAAAGGATAAAGAAAGTGCTTAG
- the lctO gene encoding L-lactate oxidase: MDFKTSNAEGPVEFVNVFDLERMAQKVVPKGAFGYIASGAGDTFTLHENIRSFNHKLIVPHSLKGVENPSTEIVYDGDTLTSPIIMAPVAAHKLANEQGEVASAKGVREFGTIYTTSSYSTTDIPEIAQALDGSPHWFQFYYSKDDGINRHIMDRVKEQGVKAIVLTVDATVGGNREVDKRNGFVFPVGMPIVQEYLPDGAGKTMDFVYRSAKQALSPKDVEYIAQYSGLPVYVKGPQCAEDVFRALNAGASGIWVTNHGGRQLDGGPASFDSLQEVAEAVDRRVPIVFDSGVRRGQHVFKALASGADLVALGRPVVYGLALGGSVGTRQVFEKINEELKMVMQLAGTQTIEDVKHFKLRHNPYDSSIPFNQDALKLD; the protein is encoded by the coding sequence ATGGATTTCAAAACAAGTAACGCAGAAGGCCCAGTTGAATTTGTCAATGTCTTTGACCTAGAAAGAATGGCTCAAAAAGTAGTTCCAAAAGGTGCTTTTGGATATATCGCAAGTGGTGCTGGAGATACCTTTACTTTACATGAAAACATTCGTTCCTTTAACCACAAATTAATCGTACCTCATAGCTTGAAAGGTGTTGAAAATCCATCTACTGAGATCGTTTATGATGGAGACACACTCACTTCTCCAATCATCATGGCACCTGTTGCTGCTCACAAACTTGCTAATGAGCAAGGTGAGGTTGCTAGTGCCAAAGGTGTTCGTGAATTCGGAACTATCTATACTACTAGCTCGTATTCAACAACAGATATTCCAGAAATCGCTCAAGCCTTGGATGGTTCTCCACACTGGTTCCAATTCTATTACAGTAAAGATGATGGTATCAACCGCCATATCATGGACCGTGTGAAAGAGCAAGGTGTAAAAGCTATTGTCTTGACCGTTGATGCGACTGTCGGAGGAAACCGTGAAGTTGACAAACGTAACGGCTTTGTCTTCCCAGTTGGTATGCCAATCGTTCAAGAATACCTTCCAGATGGTGCTGGTAAAACAATGGACTTTGTTTACCGCTCAGCAAAACAAGCCCTTTCACCAAAAGATGTGGAATACATCGCTCAATACTCTGGTCTTCCAGTTTATGTTAAAGGTCCTCAATGTGCTGAAGATGTCTTCCGTGCTTTGAATGCTGGTGCATCAGGTATCTGGGTAACCAACCACGGTGGTCGTCAGCTTGACGGTGGTCCTGCTTCATTTGATTCTCTTCAAGAAGTGGCTGAAGCTGTTGACAGACGTGTTCCTATCGTCTTTGACTCAGGTGTTCGCCGTGGTCAACACGTCTTTAAAGCCCTTGCTTCTGGTGCAGACCTTGTCGCGCTTGGTCGTCCAGTTGTTTACGGACTTGCCCTAGGTGGAAGTGTTGGTACTCGCCAAGTCTTTGAAAAGATTAACGAAGAACTCAAGATGGTCATGCAACTTGCTGGTACACAAACAATCGAAGATGTGAAACACTTCAAACTTCGCCACAATCCATACGATTCTTCTATTCCATTCAACCAAGATGCTTTGAAATTAGACTAA